A genomic segment from Variovorax paradoxus B4 encodes:
- a CDS encoding alpha/beta fold hydrolase: protein MNDMTQCPVRFGPGNALMGMVTIPTYRTPADVACLMLNMGANHRVGPRRINVKLAHVLAARGVSSLRFDLGGLGDSDASDASSDLQTRAVRDLRAGMDLLESMLGIRRFAIVGMCSGVEHAMTAAATDTRVVALSLFDGFAFPDRRARWERMLRRALAAPAHPSFAGKAKRWLQRHLLPSHSTKPLPGFFAERKPPEVNAVWFGATMRRLVERKVAVQLLYSGSLHVCDHDRDQLGPFRSEPFALAVQYEFMRDADHTLCTMRGQQLFLRSVGGWVAACAVGAGPERRSTSPSPNPLAPVVERPKHGAYVPQ from the coding sequence ATGAATGACATGACGCAATGCCCCGTCCGGTTCGGACCGGGAAACGCACTGATGGGCATGGTCACCATTCCCACGTACCGGACGCCGGCCGACGTCGCCTGCCTGATGCTCAACATGGGCGCCAACCACCGGGTCGGGCCGCGCCGCATCAACGTGAAGCTGGCGCACGTCCTGGCCGCACGCGGCGTTAGCAGCCTGCGCTTCGACCTCGGCGGCCTGGGGGACAGCGACGCGTCCGACGCGTCGTCCGACCTGCAGACCCGCGCGGTGCGCGACCTGCGCGCCGGCATGGACCTTCTCGAAAGCATGCTGGGCATCCGCAGGTTCGCGATCGTGGGCATGTGCTCGGGCGTGGAGCACGCCATGACCGCGGCCGCGACGGACACGCGCGTGGTGGCGCTCTCGCTGTTCGACGGCTTCGCCTTTCCGGACCGGCGCGCGCGCTGGGAACGCATGCTGCGGCGCGCCCTGGCGGCGCCCGCGCACCCGTCGTTCGCGGGCAAGGCCAAGCGCTGGCTCCAGCGCCACCTGCTCCCCAGCCATTCGACGAAGCCGCTGCCCGGTTTCTTCGCGGAACGCAAGCCGCCCGAGGTCAACGCGGTCTGGTTCGGCGCCACCATGAGGCGCCTGGTCGAACGCAAGGTGGCGGTGCAGCTGCTCTATTCGGGCTCGCTGCATGTCTGCGACCACGACCGCGACCAGCTCGGCCCGTTCCGCAGCGAACCCTTCGCGCTGGCCGTGCAGTACGAATTCATGCGCGATGCCGACCACACGCTTTGCACGATGCGGGGACAGCAGCTGTTCCTGCGCTCCGTCGGCGGCTGGGTGGCTGCCTGCGCCGTCGGCGCCGGCCCGGAGCGCCGCAGCACCAGCCCCAGCCCGAACCCGCTCGCCCCCGTCGTGGAGCGCCCCAAGCACGGCGCCTACGTCCCGCAGTGA
- a CDS encoding polysaccharide biosynthesis tyrosine autokinase, whose product MNAHWQPALPAPSAPEVAASDTPPSRLREHVDLLLDSRWKIAGITAVALLLGAGYAMFGPRVYEANVLIQVEDPDRSGGTLVGDSASNALNAKTPTAGEAEILKSRLVLDQAIENTKLYIEAQPLYVPVVGAWLARRAKTLSEPGFAGLSGYVSGNEQIVVAQMDVPTDLEGKRFLLTAGANGSYTLTHPKLDKPMAGSVGVPLDAQTPLGPIHLLVGSIAGRPGAAFELVRQSKQLVLLELQRELRVIEKGKQSSVMEVSWRDGNRMQLANLLNEVAQLYVRVNIDQKTAQAQRALNFLGSELPKLKQQLEQSEQTYNQYRNQNGTISLDDEARNALSQNLELQTKLFDATQKRIELTERFTARDPSVMTIDAQIASLRKALGGVEQRIRRMPMLQQDSLRMQRDIKVNTDLYVSLLNSSLQMRLAKEGRIGNVRVLDQALLAEKPIRPKASIVMGIALIAGLSFGAGSAFLRRSWRKTIASPAEIETHTGLDVYSTVTLSAHQYLLDRAIRNGKPGVHLLAAQHPDDPALEGLRRLRTALKFAMPKASDNRLMISSATPGAGKTFVSANLAAVLASTGRRVLLIDADLRRSSLAAVFGLKRRGGLSELIQGSIEFQNAVHTGVMAHLDVMTTGALPTDPSALLTSDAFARVLEKASARYDVVIVDTPPMLLASETAEMAACMGTLLMVARAGDNELGDLSESAHQLRHAGAQFQGVVLNAMDTRQRYYGKLAYRYGGYQPRVHEYPRAVAELPQPAHASAAS is encoded by the coding sequence ATGAATGCGCACTGGCAACCTGCACTTCCCGCTCCCTCGGCCCCGGAGGTCGCGGCTTCCGACACCCCTCCTTCCAGGCTCAGGGAGCATGTCGACCTGCTGCTGGACAGCCGATGGAAGATCGCGGGCATCACCGCCGTCGCCCTGCTGCTGGGCGCGGGCTACGCCATGTTCGGGCCGCGCGTGTACGAGGCCAACGTGCTGATCCAGGTCGAGGACCCGGACCGCTCGGGCGGCACGCTGGTCGGCGACTCCGCGAGCAACGCGCTCAACGCCAAGACACCGACCGCGGGCGAGGCCGAGATCCTCAAGTCGCGCCTGGTGCTCGACCAGGCGATCGAGAACACCAAGCTCTACATCGAGGCGCAGCCGCTGTACGTGCCGGTGGTCGGCGCCTGGCTGGCGCGCCGCGCCAAGACGCTTTCCGAACCGGGCTTCGCGGGCCTGTCGGGCTACGTGAGCGGCAACGAGCAGATCGTGGTTGCGCAAATGGACGTGCCGACGGATCTCGAAGGCAAGCGCTTCCTGCTGACCGCGGGCGCCAACGGCAGCTACACGCTGACGCACCCCAAGCTGGACAAGCCGATGGCCGGCTCCGTCGGCGTGCCGCTCGATGCGCAGACCCCGCTCGGCCCGATCCATCTGCTGGTGGGCTCGATCGCGGGCCGGCCCGGCGCGGCCTTCGAGCTGGTGCGCCAGTCGAAGCAGCTCGTGCTGCTCGAGCTGCAGCGCGAGCTGCGCGTGATCGAGAAGGGCAAGCAATCGTCGGTGATGGAAGTGAGCTGGCGCGACGGCAACCGGATGCAGCTGGCCAACCTGCTCAATGAAGTGGCGCAGCTCTACGTGCGCGTGAACATCGACCAGAAGACGGCCCAGGCACAGCGCGCCCTCAACTTCCTGGGCTCCGAGCTGCCCAAGCTGAAGCAGCAGCTGGAGCAGTCCGAGCAAACCTACAACCAGTACCGCAACCAGAACGGAACCATCAGCTTGGACGACGAGGCGCGCAACGCGCTGTCGCAGAACCTGGAACTGCAGACGAAGCTGTTCGACGCCACGCAAAAGCGCATCGAGCTTACCGAGCGCTTCACGGCCAGGGACCCGAGCGTGATGACCATCGACGCACAGATCGCGTCGCTCAGGAAGGCCCTCGGGGGCGTGGAGCAGCGCATTCGCCGCATGCCGATGCTGCAGCAGGACTCGCTGCGCATGCAGCGGGACATCAAGGTCAATACCGACCTGTACGTGTCGCTGCTGAACAGCTCGCTGCAGATGCGGCTCGCGAAGGAGGGGCGCATCGGCAACGTGCGCGTGCTCGACCAGGCGCTGCTTGCGGAAAAGCCGATCCGGCCCAAGGCCTCGATCGTCATGGGGATCGCGCTGATCGCGGGCCTTTCCTTCGGGGCAGGTTCGGCGTTCCTGCGCAGGTCGTGGCGCAAGACCATCGCCAGCCCGGCCGAGATCGAGACCCACACCGGCCTCGACGTCTACAGCACCGTGACGCTCAGCGCGCACCAGTACCTGCTCGATCGCGCCATTCGCAACGGCAAGCCCGGCGTGCACCTGCTGGCGGCGCAGCATCCGGACGACCCGGCGCTCGAGGGATTGCGGCGGCTGCGCACCGCGCTGAAGTTCGCCATGCCCAAGGCATCGGACAACCGGCTCATGATTTCGAGCGCCACGCCGGGCGCGGGCAAGACCTTCGTGTCGGCCAACCTCGCGGCCGTGCTCGCCTCGACCGGTCGGCGCGTGCTGCTGATCGACGCCGATCTGCGGCGCAGCAGCCTGGCAGCCGTGTTCGGGCTGAAGCGCCGCGGCGGCCTGTCGGAACTGATCCAGGGCTCCATCGAATTCCAGAACGCCGTCCACACGGGCGTCATGGCGCACCTGGACGTGATGACCACGGGCGCGCTGCCCACGGACCCGAGCGCGCTCCTGACGAGCGACGCCTTTGCCAGGGTGCTCGAGAAGGCATCGGCACGCTATGACGTGGTGATCGTGGACACGCCGCCGATGCTGCTGGCCTCGGAGACCGCCGAGATGGCGGCCTGCATGGGCACGCTGCTGATGGTCGCGCGCGCCGGGGACAACGAGCTGGGCGACCTGTCGGAAAGCGCACACCAGCTGCGGCATGCCGGCGCGCAGTTCCAGGGCGTCGTCCTGAATGCGATGGACACGCGCCAGCGCTACTACGGCAAGCTGGCCTACCGCTACGGCGGCTACCAGCCGCGGGTGCACGAATACCCGAGGGCGGTTGCCGAGCTTCCCCAACCTGCCCATGCGAGCGCCGCATCATGA
- a CDS encoding glycosyltransferase, producing the protein MYKYLFYDTIRLNRGAGGVLNVSDLLLRRMRLCKGDHIQPVSELHPRLFAAARRLRLSRFLVEILLYNYHRLRALVSGEQVFSLFPNYFLPFTLFGRHRDSIVIVHDLQYRYYPAYFSRTKRLWLDWSLRRVAHSAADVVFISRSSQQDFERHFGRCEHATVIFNPVEATRAAGPAEPAAPSREPPVGKRYLIASYHYYPHKNFGGTLKLFERMKREGLVDWLDITGNGAADVQRMVAGMAPDLGSCVRHRGLVSRQELTRLYCGATAFISLSAFEGFNLSAAEAATLGVPLLLSDIPVHRELFGGYAFFIGSEPCDLGQLSRYLDEHRDTQPAWLHAEACAPGAVARRYLMLKREAVWLAGAMQ; encoded by the coding sequence ATGTACAAGTACCTGTTCTACGACACGATCCGCCTCAACCGCGGCGCGGGCGGCGTGCTGAACGTGTCCGACCTCCTGCTGCGCAGGATGCGCCTGTGCAAGGGCGACCACATCCAGCCGGTGAGCGAACTGCATCCGCGCCTCTTCGCCGCCGCGCGGCGCCTGCGCCTCAGCCGGTTCCTGGTCGAGATACTGCTCTACAACTACCACCGGCTGCGGGCACTGGTATCGGGCGAGCAGGTGTTCTCGCTGTTCCCGAACTACTTCCTCCCGTTCACGCTTTTCGGGCGCCACCGGGATTCGATCGTGATCGTCCACGATCTGCAGTACCGGTACTACCCGGCGTATTTCAGCCGCACCAAGCGCCTGTGGCTCGACTGGAGCCTCAGGCGCGTCGCGCACAGCGCGGCCGACGTGGTCTTCATCAGCAGGAGCAGCCAGCAGGATTTCGAGCGGCACTTCGGGCGCTGCGAGCATGCGACAGTCATCTTCAATCCGGTGGAGGCCACGCGCGCAGCAGGCCCGGCCGAACCGGCCGCACCGTCCCGCGAGCCGCCCGTCGGCAAGCGCTACCTGATCGCGTCCTACCACTACTACCCGCACAAGAATTTCGGCGGCACGCTGAAGCTGTTCGAGCGCATGAAGCGCGAGGGCCTGGTCGACTGGCTCGACATCACGGGCAACGGCGCGGCCGATGTCCAGAGAATGGTCGCCGGCATGGCGCCCGACCTCGGCAGCTGTGTGCGGCACCGCGGGCTGGTCTCGCGCCAGGAATTGACGCGGCTTTATTGCGGGGCGACGGCCTTCATCTCGCTGTCCGCCTTCGAAGGCTTCAACCTCTCGGCCGCCGAAGCCGCCACGCTGGGCGTGCCGCTGCTGCTCTCGGACATCCCGGTGCACCGGGAGCTGTTCGGCGGCTACGCCTTCTTCATCGGCAGCGAGCCGTGCGACCTGGGCCAGCTGTCGCGGTACCTGGACGAACACCGGGACACGCAACCGGCCTGGCTGCATGCCGAAGCCTGCGCGCCCGGGGCAGTGGCCAGGCGCTATCTCATGCTCAAGCGCGAGGCCGTCTGGCTTGCCGGGGCCATGCAATGA
- a CDS encoding GDP-L-fucose synthase family protein, with protein MRIYVAGHRGMVGQSLVKRLSSLGHEVVTRSHEELDLLDQDAVRRFFATERVDQVYLAAAKVGGIHANMTYPAEFIYQNLLIAANVTHQAFLANVKRLLFLGSSCIYPRLTEQPIREDALLGGQLEPTNEPYAIAKIAGIKLCESYNRQYGASHGIDYRSVMPCNLYGPGDNYHIENSHVVPALIRRFHLAKTSNAPEVLIWGTGQARREFLYVDDMAEGCTTVMGLSRSGYEQHTTPMCAHINLGMGEDQSIAELAQLVGEVVGYRGRIRFDPSRPDGAPRKLLDVSCAAALGWHPTVPLSEGLRRTYADYQKSLQPVQELAHA; from the coding sequence ATGCGTATCTACGTTGCTGGTCATCGCGGAATGGTGGGGCAGTCTCTCGTGAAGCGCCTGAGCAGCCTCGGGCACGAGGTCGTCACGCGCAGCCACGAGGAACTCGATCTTCTCGACCAGGATGCCGTTCGTCGCTTCTTCGCCACCGAGCGCGTCGACCAGGTGTACCTGGCGGCAGCGAAGGTCGGCGGCATCCACGCCAACATGACCTATCCGGCGGAGTTCATCTACCAGAACCTGCTGATTGCCGCCAATGTCACGCACCAGGCGTTCCTTGCGAACGTCAAGCGCCTGCTGTTCCTCGGCTCGAGCTGCATCTATCCGCGGCTGACCGAGCAGCCGATCCGCGAAGATGCGCTGCTCGGCGGCCAGCTCGAACCGACCAACGAGCCCTACGCCATCGCCAAGATCGCGGGCATCAAGCTGTGCGAGAGCTACAACCGCCAGTACGGCGCCTCGCACGGCATCGACTACCGCAGCGTGATGCCGTGCAACCTGTACGGCCCCGGGGACAACTACCACATCGAGAACAGCCATGTGGTGCCGGCGCTGATCCGCCGCTTCCATCTTGCCAAGACCAGCAATGCGCCGGAGGTGCTGATCTGGGGCACGGGCCAGGCCAGGCGCGAGTTCCTCTACGTCGACGACATGGCCGAGGGCTGCACCACCGTGATGGGCCTGAGCCGCTCCGGCTACGAGCAGCACACCACCCCGATGTGCGCCCACATCAACCTGGGCATGGGCGAGGACCAGTCGATCGCCGAGCTGGCGCAACTGGTCGGCGAGGTCGTGGGCTACCGGGGCCGGATCCGGTTCGACCCCTCGCGGCCGGACGGCGCGCCGAGAAAGCTGCTCGACGTGTCGTGCGCAGCCGCCCTCGGATGGCACCCCACGGTGCCGCTGTCCGAAGGCCTGCGCCGCACCTATGCGGACTACCAGAAGTCGCTGCAGCCCGTCCAGGAGCTGGCGCACGCCTGA
- a CDS encoding lipopolysaccharide biosynthesis protein, producing MNILHRTVELTGMHAVRLHGVGALASRLYVYLAGFAALFLMAAHVSPSDFGEYSIYQSVMEVALVVAMLGSPLLFARHAATVPPGVRRGDVVRTLAVGLPLAALLSAAVLRIQHLPVAGAPFALLMAALAVFSFMSLRLSYSRGLGRAGLLNLEGGIRSTILVIGVAAFVAWGAELRATQLLLINLLAFLLVGAACMQTRWVVGPPPGRAALELASQGSATVYSLLMFLLRKSDLLVVAFFMPLGYVGAFKIAFLLAEAPSQFVQAFLYTKTRPMLGTDAASSDGSELRLAKHSFLLGCALFAGLAVVITAAAPLLKVGRESLEIFLCMTPYFLLRTYTVHHEMLLALKVPMGSLGWWALAEVLLRLLSYGAVVSIFPGKPHYVFFIAAVSDLLLYEVRMRALFGFFPLARLVRGSFPRPS from the coding sequence ATGAACATCCTGCACCGCACCGTCGAACTCACCGGCATGCACGCGGTGCGGCTTCACGGCGTGGGGGCGCTGGCTTCGCGGCTCTATGTGTACCTCGCGGGTTTCGCGGCGCTGTTCCTGATGGCCGCGCACGTCTCGCCTTCGGACTTCGGCGAATACTCGATCTACCAGTCGGTGATGGAAGTGGCGCTGGTGGTGGCCATGCTGGGCAGTCCGCTGCTCTTCGCGCGCCATGCCGCCACCGTGCCGCCGGGCGTGCGCCGCGGCGACGTGGTCCGCACGCTGGCCGTCGGGCTTCCGCTGGCCGCGCTTCTGAGCGCCGCCGTCCTGCGCATCCAGCACCTGCCGGTGGCGGGCGCGCCTTTCGCGCTGCTGATGGCGGCGCTCGCGGTGTTCTCGTTCATGAGCCTGCGCCTGTCGTACAGCCGGGGTCTGGGCCGTGCCGGCCTGCTCAACCTGGAGGGAGGCATCCGCTCGACCATCCTGGTCATCGGCGTGGCGGCTTTCGTCGCGTGGGGCGCCGAGCTGCGCGCGACGCAACTGCTGCTCATCAACCTGCTGGCCTTCCTGCTGGTGGGCGCGGCCTGCATGCAGACCCGCTGGGTCGTGGGCCCGCCGCCCGGACGCGCCGCCCTCGAGCTGGCGTCGCAGGGCAGCGCCACCGTCTATTCGCTGCTGATGTTCCTGCTTCGCAAGTCGGACCTGCTGGTGGTGGCCTTCTTCATGCCGCTCGGGTATGTGGGCGCCTTCAAGATCGCCTTCCTGCTGGCGGAGGCTCCGTCGCAGTTCGTGCAGGCCTTTCTCTACACCAAGACGCGTCCCATGCTGGGCACCGATGCCGCGAGCTCAGACGGCTCGGAGCTGCGGCTGGCGAAGCACTCGTTCCTGCTGGGCTGCGCGCTCTTCGCCGGGCTCGCCGTGGTGATCACGGCCGCCGCGCCGCTGCTGAAGGTCGGGCGCGAGTCGCTCGAGATCTTCCTGTGCATGACGCCCTACTTCCTGCTGCGCACCTACACGGTCCACCACGAGATGCTGCTCGCGCTCAAGGTGCCGATGGGCTCGCTGGGATGGTGGGCGCTCGCCGAGGTGCTGCTGCGGCTCCTGTCGTACGGCGCCGTGGTTTCAATCTTTCCCGGCAAGCCGCACTACGTGTTCTTCATTGCCGCCGTTTCCGACCTGCTCCTCTACGAGGTGCGGATGCGTGCGCTGTTCGGCTTCTTTCCGCTCGCGCGGCTGGTTCGCGGTTCCTTCCCGAGGCCTTCATGA
- a CDS encoding polysaccharide biosynthesis/export family protein, with translation MAHLDPASSLRTARAVPARARTRIRSAVLLLPLCLAGCGVPGFGPPDSGNWGAYRSGGSDARGEPKIVSITPELIRTMAARNPAALPPEVRQLFGKAPAYTIAPGDVIGIVVYRHPELMPNAGAVISQQSDPTGVSVAPGFIVDGDGEISFPYIGRTKIEGMTERSAAEMISRKIAPFVKDPLVSVRIQSFRSRRVYVEGEVRTPGLQIFTDVPMTLAEAINRAGSITPAGDRSRVTLTRAERTMVIDLPLLRRLGLDPTRIPLQNGDIVNVGTRDDSRIYVMGEILRPSALPMRDGRLSLNEALGDAGGPALQTASTDQIYVVRNSSGDVPEVYHLDAKNPVALALADRFELQPRDVVYIDPVPLARWNRVISLILPAAQVVNLGGTMSRR, from the coding sequence ATGGCACACCTCGATCCGGCCAGTTCCTTGCGCACCGCCCGCGCCGTCCCCGCCCGCGCCCGAACCCGCATCCGATCGGCGGTGCTGCTGCTGCCGCTGTGCCTGGCCGGCTGCGGGGTTCCGGGTTTCGGTCCACCCGACAGCGGGAACTGGGGCGCCTACCGCTCGGGCGGCAGCGACGCGCGGGGCGAACCGAAGATCGTCTCCATCACGCCCGAACTGATCCGCACGATGGCGGCGCGCAACCCCGCCGCGCTGCCGCCCGAGGTGCGGCAGCTGTTCGGCAAGGCGCCGGCCTACACGATCGCCCCGGGCGACGTGATCGGCATCGTGGTCTATCGCCATCCCGAGCTGATGCCCAATGCGGGCGCGGTCATCTCGCAGCAGTCGGACCCCACCGGGGTGAGCGTCGCACCCGGCTTCATTGTCGATGGCGATGGCGAGATCAGCTTTCCCTACATCGGCCGCACCAAGATCGAAGGCATGACGGAAAGGTCCGCCGCCGAGATGATCTCGCGCAAGATCGCGCCCTTCGTCAAGGATCCGCTCGTGAGCGTCAGGATCCAGTCGTTCCGCAGCCGGCGCGTCTATGTGGAAGGCGAGGTCCGCACGCCGGGCCTGCAGATCTTCACCGACGTGCCGATGACGCTCGCCGAGGCCATCAACCGCGCCGGCAGCATCACACCGGCCGGCGACCGTTCGCGCGTGACCCTGACGCGCGCGGAACGCACGATGGTGATCGACCTGCCGCTGCTTCGGCGCCTGGGCCTCGACCCGACGCGCATCCCGCTGCAGAACGGCGACATCGTGAACGTGGGCACCCGGGACGACAGCCGCATCTACGTGATGGGCGAGATCCTGCGCCCCTCCGCCCTGCCGATGCGCGACGGCCGGCTGAGCCTGAACGAGGCGCTGGGCGACGCGGGCGGCCCGGCGCTGCAGACCGCGTCGACCGACCAGATCTACGTGGTGCGCAATTCGAGCGGCGACGTTCCCGAGGTGTACCACCTGGACGCGAAGAACCCGGTGGCGCTGGCGCTTGCCGACCGCTTCGAGCTGCAGCCGCGCGACGTGGTCTACATCGACCCCGTGCCGCTGGCGCGCTGGAACCGGGTGATCAGCCTGATCCTCCCCGCCGCGCAGGTCGTGAACCTCGGCGGCACCATGAGCCGCCGCTGA
- a CDS encoding sugar transferase produces MNTLRSSAAVHSPGNSRLLMGSKRVVDVLLAGGFFLLLGWAFALVWIGVLLTSGKPGIYKQPRYGRDGRVFSFYKFRTMVPDADAVLERYLRGNEAARRQWEMYQKLDRDPRITRFGAVLRKYSLDELPQFWNVLKGDMSVVGPRPCMFAQKELYGVYWSSYCAVRPGITGLWQVSGRNEVSYRRRAAMDADYVATLSIRQDIAILLKTFLVVAGARGSR; encoded by the coding sequence ATGAACACGCTGCGATCGAGCGCCGCTGTCCATTCGCCCGGCAATTCACGGCTGCTGATGGGCTCCAAGCGGGTCGTGGACGTGCTGCTGGCGGGCGGCTTCTTCCTTCTGCTCGGATGGGCGTTCGCGCTGGTATGGATCGGCGTGCTGCTGACTTCCGGCAAGCCGGGCATCTACAAGCAGCCGCGCTACGGCCGGGACGGGCGCGTCTTCAGCTTCTACAAGTTCCGCACGATGGTGCCCGATGCCGACGCCGTGCTGGAGCGCTACCTGCGCGGCAACGAAGCAGCCCGGCGGCAGTGGGAGATGTACCAGAAGCTCGACCGCGATCCGCGCATCACGCGCTTCGGCGCGGTGCTGCGCAAGTACAGCCTGGACGAACTGCCCCAGTTCTGGAACGTGCTCAAGGGCGACATGAGCGTGGTCGGCCCGAGGCCCTGCATGTTTGCCCAGAAGGAGCTGTACGGCGTCTATTGGAGCAGCTACTGCGCCGTGCGGCCCGGCATCACCGGACTGTGGCAGGTGAGCGGGCGCAACGAGGTCAGCTACCGGCGCCGCGCGGCGATGGATGCGGACTATGTCGCCACCCTTTCGATCCGCCAGGACATCGCGATCCTGCTGAAGACCTTTCTCGTGGTGGCCGGAGCGCGCGGCTCCCGCTAG